In Fervidobacterium nodosum Rt17-B1, one genomic interval encodes:
- the murC gene encoding UDP-N-acetylmuramate--L-alanine ligase, with translation MEKMENIQIKKKIHFVGVGGIGMSAQAMHEHFNGNIVSGSDPYSSDTTKHLESIGVKVFHSHEEKNVENVDEVIVTPAISKTNPEYVKAQELGIPITMRIDHFRRILEPFRGFAVTGTDGKSTTTSMLANSLIDLGADPYVFLGALHNKLEHGNYRHGKSDIAVYELDESQPGYELFRPEFLIITNIREDHVENYQSLEHYYSSFETLIKNSKFVVTFADEKKFKGNVTFGVYSGDFKLVERKQEGFYQTVTIFTPYGERKFFLPVPGYHNALNALAVISLLSSIGYNIDKVLDSFEDFRLPGRRFNVSYDNPSRKITIVDDYAHTADEIEVLLKTSREVYPERKIVLIFQPHRYTRFKREAERFKRILQSADEIYITEIYGAFETKNGVTAKNIVSEIAKAIFVEKIEDLKNIELQDNAVYMFVGAGNIYNISREIVAGLNTASGNRGESSDT, from the coding sequence ATGGAAAAGATGGAAAATATTCAGATAAAGAAAAAGATACACTTTGTTGGTGTCGGTGGCATTGGAATGAGCGCTCAAGCAATGCATGAGCATTTTAACGGAAATATCGTCTCTGGCAGCGACCCATATAGTTCAGATACAACAAAGCACCTTGAAAGTATTGGAGTTAAGGTTTTTCATTCACATGAAGAAAAAAATGTGGAAAATGTTGATGAAGTAATAGTTACACCCGCGATTTCAAAGACTAACCCGGAATATGTAAAGGCTCAAGAACTGGGAATACCCATAACAATGCGTATTGATCATTTTAGGAGGATATTAGAACCATTTCGCGGTTTTGCTGTAACTGGTACCGATGGAAAATCTACAACAACTTCGATGCTGGCAAACAGTCTTATAGATCTTGGGGCAGACCCTTACGTTTTTCTTGGCGCACTCCACAATAAGCTTGAGCACGGTAATTATCGACATGGTAAGAGCGATATAGCTGTTTACGAATTGGATGAGAGTCAACCTGGGTACGAACTTTTTAGACCTGAATTTCTGATAATTACAAATATTAGAGAGGATCATGTAGAAAATTACCAGAGTCTGGAACATTACTATAGCAGTTTTGAAACTTTGATTAAAAATTCCAAATTTGTAGTTACATTTGCTGATGAGAAAAAATTCAAAGGTAATGTAACTTTCGGAGTTTATTCTGGAGATTTTAAGCTTGTGGAAAGAAAACAAGAAGGATTTTATCAAACGGTGACAATTTTTACTCCGTATGGCGAAAGAAAATTTTTCTTACCAGTTCCAGGTTATCATAACGCACTCAACGCATTGGCTGTTATTTCACTTCTTTCGAGTATAGGATACAACATAGATAAAGTACTAGATTCTTTCGAAGATTTTAGACTGCCAGGTAGGAGATTCAATGTAAGTTACGACAATCCTTCAAGAAAAATAACAATTGTCGATGATTACGCACATACTGCTGATGAAATAGAAGTTCTTTTAAAAACCTCAAGAGAAGTCTACCCGGAGAGGAAAATCGTTTTAATCTTCCAACCGCACAGGTACACACGATTCAAAAGGGAAGCGGAAAGATTTAAAAGAATTCTCCAAAGTGCTGATGAAATATACATAACGGAAATATATGGCGCGTTTGAAACTAAAAATGGTGTTACGGCAAAGAATATAGTCAGCGAAATAGCCAAAGCAATATTTGTAGAAAAAATAGAAGATTTAAAGAACATCGAACTACAAGATAACGCTGTTTACATGTTTGTTGGTGCTGGTAATATATACAACATTTCGCGCGAAATAGTTGCAGGGCTAAATACTGCAAGCGGGAATCGGGGGGAAAGTAGTGATACTTAA
- a CDS encoding UDP-N-acetylglucosamine--N-acetylmuramyl-(pentapeptide) pyrophosphoryl-undecaprenol N-acetylglucosamine transferase, producing MKKLKIAAAGGVTGGHLYPNIAVLEEFQKRYDIEILYFCVSGKIEERLLPVVHPEFKRYTINVKGLRRPVFHPENIIRFSKLISNSKKIQEELKKFSPDFVYVSGGYVSYPVAKAAKRLGIPVFVQEQNTLPGKANIAISKFAKRVFLSFEESIQRFPKKIHNKIEVVGNPIWARDGKVELPHPTVIVIGGSGGSEFLNKITLEIALEMPDVNFILSSGGKKLDGTVPNNVQVKDYIDNMYAYWRSVDAAITRGGATTISELIYFNVPAIVVPWEGSTESHQILNAKIIEKEQLGVMIRENEYNKEKFVQALRGIINKGRKFEERTNPAIKIVESISSVLGL from the coding sequence TTGAAGAAATTGAAAATAGCCGCAGCAGGTGGTGTGACCGGTGGACACCTTTATCCAAACATCGCTGTATTGGAAGAATTTCAAAAAAGATACGATATTGAGATACTTTACTTTTGTGTAAGTGGGAAAATTGAGGAAAGATTGCTTCCGGTTGTTCATCCGGAGTTTAAAAGGTACACGATTAATGTAAAAGGTTTGAGGAGACCTGTTTTCCATCCGGAAAATATTATTAGATTTTCCAAGTTAATTTCAAATTCGAAAAAGATTCAAGAAGAATTGAAGAAATTTTCACCGGATTTTGTTTATGTATCTGGAGGATACGTTAGTTATCCCGTTGCAAAAGCTGCGAAAAGGCTTGGTATACCTGTTTTCGTTCAAGAGCAAAACACATTACCTGGTAAGGCAAATATAGCCATTTCAAAATTTGCAAAGCGCGTTTTTTTATCTTTTGAAGAATCGATCCAAAGATTTCCAAAAAAAATTCATAATAAAATAGAAGTTGTTGGAAATCCAATATGGGCAAGAGATGGGAAAGTAGAACTCCCGCATCCAACAGTTATAGTAATTGGCGGGAGTGGGGGAAGCGAGTTTTTGAATAAAATAACACTTGAAATTGCTTTAGAAATGCCGGATGTCAATTTTATTCTCTCTTCTGGTGGAAAAAAATTGGATGGTACGGTTCCTAATAACGTTCAAGTAAAAGATTATATAGACAACATGTACGCGTATTGGAGAAGTGTTGATGCTGCAATTACAAGAGGTGGGGCAACAACAATATCAGAATTGATATACTTCAACGTTCCGGCAATTGTTGTTCCATGGGAAGGTTCGACAGAATCTCATCAAATTCTTAACGCAAAGATAATTGAAAAAGAACAACTTGGTGTTATGATAAGGGAGAATGAGTACAATAAAGAAAAATTTGTTCAAGCACTTAGAGGTATAATAAATAAAGGTAGAAAATTCGAAGAACGAACAAATCCCGCTATTAAAATTGTTGAATCGATAAGTTCTGTTTTAGGCTTATAA
- a CDS encoding FtsW/RodA/SpoVE family cell cycle protein, with translation MRQEITIIVVSYLILFIIGALAMYSLDIARERVLGTSSNFFVKHLFNIFVGLIAFYVAMNIPFSFYEKHVKLFYFLGILLLLIVFVFPPVNGAHRWINIRGFTLQSSEFAKIILILFLSIYAKNNYKEMEKFTKGFVVPLLYSIVYVALIIIEPNLSTSLLTFIIAIVAMYYGGTKLSYFIFSFVAAVTFIVIASSAGLLHPYQLGRLRYFFSGTMAPQVDIALKTLKNSNATGLGIGNGWLKVYVPEAESDFVLSVIGEDLGFFGILIVGVMYFFLTYALMRAASYIKDVAVRVFTWSYATVIMLHVVINFGVFSGFFPVTGVPLPFISTGGSSIISLLIGFGIIMSGLTQKQGEDTGEKTNIKEYYIQR, from the coding sequence ATGAGACAAGAGATAACTATAATTGTTGTTTCTTATTTGATATTATTCATAATTGGCGCACTGGCTATGTATAGCCTTGATATCGCACGAGAAAGAGTCCTTGGGACTTCAAGTAATTTTTTTGTTAAACATTTGTTCAACATATTTGTTGGTCTTATTGCTTTTTATGTTGCTATGAACATACCTTTCTCCTTTTACGAAAAACATGTAAAACTTTTTTACTTTTTAGGTATTTTGCTTTTGCTTATTGTTTTTGTTTTTCCACCTGTCAACGGAGCACACAGATGGATAAATATTCGTGGTTTTACACTACAATCATCAGAGTTTGCAAAGATTATTTTGATACTTTTCTTATCTATTTATGCGAAGAATAATTATAAAGAAATGGAGAAATTCACAAAAGGCTTTGTTGTTCCATTACTTTATTCTATAGTATACGTCGCTCTAATTATTATAGAACCTAATCTGAGTACATCTTTATTGACTTTCATCATAGCAATTGTTGCAATGTACTATGGTGGTACCAAGTTGTCATATTTTATATTTTCTTTTGTGGCTGCTGTAACATTCATAGTAATTGCTTCCTCGGCCGGATTGCTGCATCCATATCAATTGGGAAGGTTAAGATACTTTTTCAGTGGAACAATGGCCCCACAAGTTGATATAGCATTAAAAACTTTGAAAAACTCCAATGCTACAGGACTTGGCATTGGTAATGGATGGTTGAAAGTTTATGTTCCTGAAGCGGAAAGTGACTTTGTGCTTTCAGTGATAGGTGAGGATCTTGGATTTTTTGGAATTTTAATTGTTGGTGTAATGTATTTCTTTTTAACTTATGCTCTTATGAGGGCTGCAAGTTATATAAAAGATGTAGCGGTAAGGGTTTTCACATGGTCTTACGCAACGGTAATTATGTTGCATGTAGTAATTAATTTCGGAGTTTTTTCTGGATTTTTCCCAGTAACAGGTGTACCATTACCATTCATCAGTACAGGCGGAAGTTCTATAATTTCATTACTAATTGGATTTGGAATAATAATGTCTGGGTTGACTCAAAAACAAGGTGAAGATACTGGCGAAAAAACAAACATAAAAGAATATTATATACAAAGATAA
- the hemW gene encoding radical SAM family heme chaperone HemW: MDDIKNFKLGLYVHIPFCKKRCIYCDFVSYVENNFDEYTEYLLNEIDLYKEYLNSGIDTLYIGGGTPSIFPIKNISKIFEKLEPYISNNAEITIEVNPESFTKENAQFYKKIGVNRISMGLQSADDVVLKKSGRLYDFETFIRKFDIAKRYFDNINVDFIIGLPGESWSTIGKNVQFISDFLPDHISVYMLEVHNDKNNSVLKKPDDQTFQRYDDFLNAISGFGYERYEISNFALNGKYCKHNLKYWANTDYVGLGISAGGHIGFLRYNNHESFSDYFISISEGKFPRAYESLNTPEREALETTFMNLRTMLGVDKEYIKEKTNIDISPVMDALKNKFDFFDGKKLSEKGMDFSNLFFVTLLSFWEEYFR; encoded by the coding sequence TTGGACGACATAAAAAATTTTAAATTAGGCTTGTACGTTCATATACCGTTTTGTAAGAAAAGATGTATTTATTGTGATTTTGTAAGCTATGTTGAGAATAATTTTGATGAATATACAGAATATCTTTTAAATGAAATTGATTTGTACAAAGAGTATTTAAATTCTGGAATTGACACACTTTACATTGGTGGTGGGACTCCAAGTATTTTCCCCATAAAAAACATCAGTAAAATTTTTGAAAAATTAGAACCTTATATTTCAAATAACGCAGAAATAACGATAGAAGTAAATCCAGAAAGCTTCACAAAAGAGAACGCGCAATTTTACAAAAAAATAGGTGTAAATAGAATAAGTATGGGTCTTCAAAGTGCCGATGATGTTGTTTTGAAAAAGTCTGGGCGGCTCTATGATTTCGAGACCTTTATAAGGAAATTTGATATTGCCAAAAGATATTTTGATAATATAAATGTTGATTTTATAATAGGCCTTCCTGGTGAGAGTTGGAGTACAATTGGAAAAAATGTTCAGTTCATTAGTGATTTTTTACCAGATCATATTTCAGTTTATATGCTTGAAGTTCATAATGATAAAAACAACAGCGTTTTAAAAAAACCAGATGACCAAACTTTCCAGAGATACGATGATTTTTTGAACGCAATTAGTGGTTTTGGTTACGAAAGGTATGAAATATCTAACTTTGCTTTGAACGGCAAATATTGCAAACATAATTTGAAATATTGGGCAAATACAGATTACGTTGGTTTAGGTATCTCAGCTGGTGGGCATATTGGTTTTTTGAGGTACAACAACCATGAGAGTTTTTCAGATTATTTTATTTCTATATCCGAAGGGAAATTCCCAAGGGCTTACGAATCTTTAAATACTCCCGAACGCGAGGCTCTAGAAACAACTTTTATGAACTTACGTACAATGTTGGGAGTAGATAAAGAATATATTAAAGAAAAAACAAATATAGACATTTCCCCCGTTATGGATGCGTTAAAAAACAAATTCGATTTCTTTGATGGAAAAAAACTTTCAGAAAAAGGCATGGATTTCAGCAATCTTTTCTTCGTTACTCTACTTAGTTTTTGGGAGGAATACTTTAGATGA
- the gatB gene encoding Asp-tRNA(Asn)/Glu-tRNA(Gln) amidotransferase subunit GatB, with protein sequence MSQFDRYRPVIGLEIHVQLNTKTKAFCNCSADVFDLEPNTAICPVCTGQPGALPVPSQEMYDLGTKLALALNCKINEYTRFDRKNYFYPDLPKGYQITQFFYPLAEYGYLEVKGKKIRIRRIHLEEDAGKLLHSGDSITEADYSLVDMNRCGIPLAEIVTEPDIESPEEARIFMEKLRTLLRYLEVSSGDMEKGAMRCDANISVIDVQTGKQSNKVEVKNMNSFKFVEKALEYEFERIVSLMKEGKEVERETRGWNLSTKSTVSMRSKEEAHDYRYFPEPDIPPIVLTKEYIEKIRGTLSELPDERLKRFVREYQLSEKDAWVFVEDKEIADFYEVVVAKTKEPKETANWFLTELFRLYSEHGKEKVKVQPEHFVELFDLIKNGTISRNIAKEVFSECALSGKLPSELVEQKGLKQVDDVALIEEIAKKVIESNPQQVEAFKKGKEGLFGFFVGQVMKETKGKANPKTVNDILNKLLRG encoded by the coding sequence ATGTCCCAATTTGATAGATACCGTCCTGTAATAGGCCTTGAAATACACGTTCAATTAAACACTAAGACGAAAGCTTTTTGTAATTGTAGTGCAGACGTTTTTGATTTAGAACCAAATACAGCTATATGCCCTGTCTGTACGGGTCAACCAGGTGCATTACCTGTTCCTTCGCAAGAAATGTACGATTTAGGTACGAAGCTTGCATTAGCGTTAAATTGTAAGATAAACGAATATACAAGATTTGATAGAAAAAATTACTTTTATCCAGATCTTCCAAAGGGTTATCAAATAACACAGTTTTTTTACCCGCTGGCAGAATATGGTTATCTTGAAGTTAAAGGTAAAAAAATCAGGATAAGAAGGATTCATCTCGAAGAGGATGCTGGTAAACTACTCCATTCTGGAGACAGTATTACCGAAGCTGACTATTCTTTAGTTGATATGAACCGCTGTGGAATACCTCTTGCTGAAATTGTTACAGAACCAGACATTGAGTCTCCAGAAGAGGCAAGAATATTTATGGAAAAACTTAGGACATTACTTAGATACTTAGAAGTTAGTAGTGGTGATATGGAAAAAGGTGCAATGAGGTGTGATGCGAATATATCGGTTATTGATGTTCAAACAGGAAAGCAGAGTAATAAAGTCGAAGTGAAAAATATGAACTCTTTCAAATTTGTTGAAAAGGCTCTTGAGTATGAATTCGAAAGAATTGTATCGTTGATGAAAGAAGGAAAAGAAGTGGAAAGAGAAACAAGAGGATGGAATTTAAGTACAAAATCTACTGTCAGTATGAGAAGTAAAGAAGAAGCTCACGATTATAGGTATTTCCCTGAACCGGATATACCTCCCATCGTTTTAACCAAGGAGTATATTGAGAAAATAAGAGGTACATTATCAGAATTACCAGATGAACGCTTGAAAAGATTTGTTAGAGAATATCAACTATCTGAGAAAGATGCTTGGGTTTTTGTTGAGGATAAGGAAATTGCTGATTTTTATGAAGTAGTTGTTGCTAAAACAAAAGAGCCGAAAGAGACTGCTAATTGGTTTTTAACAGAACTATTCCGTTTGTACTCCGAACATGGGAAAGAAAAAGTAAAAGTTCAACCGGAACATTTTGTTGAACTCTTTGATTTGATAAAGAATGGAACCATTTCAAGAAACATCGCTAAAGAAGTGTTTTCAGAGTGCGCTTTAAGTGGTAAATTGCCAAGTGAATTAGTTGAACAGAAGGGTTTAAAGCAAGTTGATGACGTAGCTTTGATTGAAGAAATAGCAAAAAAAGTCATTGAAAGTAATCCGCAGCAGGTAGAAGCATTTAAAAAAGGCAAAGAAGGACTTTTTGGATTTTTCGTTGGTCAGGTCATGAAAGAAACAAAAGGTAAGGCAAATCCAAAAACTGTCAATGATATACTCAACAAATTACTCCGTGGATAG
- the gatA gene encoding Asp-tRNA(Asn)/Glu-tRNA(Gln) amidotransferase subunit GatA has product MTLKAAIEYLNTHPESTELVERSLEVISDEEKRLNAFITVKNEIEKGIPIGIKDNINVKGMKTTCASKILEGYVAPYDATVIKKLRVCGYAFVGKTNLDEFAMGASTEYSAFGPTRNPHDVERVAGGSSGGSAAAVASGEVIAALGSDTGGSIRQPAAFCGVVGFKPTYGLVSRYGLVAFASSLDQIGPITKTVEDSAILMNIIAGKDENDATTVDRNIDFTQFVGKQIPKMKIAVAKQSFGEGVEEGIKNRVNEFVQELSRHGHDVDVVDIDEIKYSVATYYIIAPSEVSSNLSRFDGVKYGLRISSDSLREMYEKTRGLGFGEEVRRRILIGTFNLSAAYYDAYFEKAQKVRRVIANKLYSVFEKYDFIVTPTSPVVAFKVKSVNDPLVYYMMDIFTIPANLAGIPAISIPYGKSENLPVGIQIMGPRFSDAKLLGFADWVERNLGKS; this is encoded by the coding sequence ATGACACTTAAAGCTGCCATTGAATATCTAAACACTCATCCAGAATCAACTGAACTCGTTGAGAGATCACTTGAAGTGATAAGTGATGAAGAAAAAAGGCTTAATGCATTTATAACTGTCAAAAATGAGATTGAAAAGGGTATACCGATTGGTATAAAGGACAATATAAATGTTAAGGGTATGAAAACTACATGTGCTTCGAAGATATTAGAAGGGTATGTCGCCCCTTATGATGCAACTGTTATTAAAAAATTAAGAGTATGTGGATATGCTTTCGTTGGTAAAACTAATCTTGATGAATTTGCGATGGGTGCAAGTACAGAGTATTCCGCATTTGGCCCGACGAGAAACCCACATGATGTTGAAAGAGTAGCTGGTGGAAGTAGCGGAGGGTCTGCAGCTGCCGTTGCATCTGGTGAGGTAATTGCCGCACTTGGTAGTGATACGGGAGGTTCTATAAGACAACCAGCTGCCTTTTGTGGAGTGGTAGGTTTTAAACCAACTTATGGTCTTGTCTCAAGATACGGATTGGTTGCTTTTGCTTCATCTTTAGATCAGATTGGACCAATAACGAAGACAGTGGAAGATAGTGCAATTCTTATGAATATAATAGCGGGAAAAGATGAAAACGATGCCACAACTGTTGATAGAAATATTGATTTTACGCAATTTGTAGGTAAGCAGATACCAAAAATGAAAATTGCTGTTGCAAAACAATCTTTTGGTGAAGGTGTTGAAGAAGGTATAAAAAATAGAGTAAATGAATTTGTACAAGAACTATCAAGGCATGGTCATGATGTTGATGTCGTTGATATAGATGAAATTAAATATTCTGTTGCTACGTACTATATAATTGCCCCATCTGAAGTAAGCTCAAACCTTTCAAGGTTTGATGGTGTAAAGTACGGTCTTAGGATATCCTCTGATTCTCTTCGTGAAATGTATGAAAAAACAAGAGGTTTAGGCTTTGGGGAAGAGGTAAGAAGGAGGATACTTATAGGAACGTTTAATTTAAGTGCAGCGTATTACGATGCCTACTTTGAAAAAGCCCAAAAGGTTAGAAGGGTTATAGCGAATAAGTTGTATAGTGTATTCGAAAAATACGATTTTATAGTAACTCCAACCTCCCCAGTTGTTGCATTTAAGGTGAAATCGGTGAATGACCCGCTGGTTTACTATATGATGGATATATTTACCATCCCTGCTAATTTGGCTGGTATACCTGCGATAAGTATTCCATATGGAAAGAGCGAAAATCTTCCCGTTGGTATACAAATCATGGGACCGAGGTTCTCAGATGCAAAATTACTTGGTTTCGCTGATTGGGTAGAGAGAAATCTGGGAAAATCATAA
- a CDS encoding flavin reductase family protein, producing the protein MIFVEKSGKYYFHYPFPVAIVGSKYNNSINFMSAAWHTQISFDPPLYGVAISPKRFTKELIEKSGVFSLNFIKYDDYKISGFVGRTSGKDLDKINFFGIKYIKGKKLDVPILENAVACYECKLIDSKTYGDHILYVGEIVGIHYNENEYKDGISDGLLLYAGNDMYTKSENTYLVKFGKEEVKKEIDKRKKL; encoded by the coding sequence ATGATATTTGTTGAAAAGAGTGGAAAATATTACTTTCATTACCCTTTTCCGGTCGCAATAGTGGGTTCAAAGTATAATAATTCGATAAACTTTATGTCAGCAGCATGGCACACACAAATATCGTTTGATCCTCCATTATACGGAGTAGCAATCTCTCCAAAAAGGTTCACAAAAGAACTTATTGAAAAATCTGGAGTGTTCTCACTAAACTTTATTAAATACGATGATTACAAGATATCTGGATTTGTTGGAAGAACTTCTGGAAAAGATTTGGATAAAATTAATTTTTTTGGTATAAAATATATAAAAGGCAAAAAATTAGATGTTCCTATTTTAGAAAATGCTGTTGCTTGCTATGAATGTAAATTAATAGATAGTAAAACTTATGGTGACCACATACTCTATGTTGGCGAGATTGTTGGTATTCATTACAATGAAAATGAGTACAAAGATGGTATCTCTGATGGTTTGCTTTTATACGCTGGTAACGATATGTACACAAAATCTGAAAATACATATCTAGTAAAATTCGGTAAAGAAGAAGTAAAAAAAGAAATTGATAAAAGAAAGAAGTTATAA
- the fsa gene encoding fructose-6-phosphate aldolase, which yields MKIFLDTANIDEIRQGVEWGIVDGVTTNPTLISKEGADFEKRIKEICELVQGPVSAEVISLKWDEMVEEARKLASIDDFVVVKIPMTPDGIKAVKILSAEGIKTNVTLVFSANQALLAAKAGATYVSPFIGRIDDNGNDGLRLLEEIMQIYTNYGFETEVIAASVRHPMHVVEAAMIGVDIATIPFDVLKKMFLHPLTDVGIKRFLQDWEEYKKNKK from the coding sequence ATGAAAATATTTCTTGATACTGCAAATATTGACGAGATAAGGCAAGGAGTTGAATGGGGCATCGTTGATGGGGTTACAACCAACCCAACGCTTATATCAAAAGAAGGTGCAGATTTTGAAAAAAGAATAAAAGAAATCTGTGAACTTGTTCAAGGTCCAGTTTCTGCGGAAGTTATATCTTTAAAATGGGATGAAATGGTAGAGGAAGCAAGAAAACTTGCTTCAATAGATGATTTTGTCGTTGTTAAAATTCCCATGACTCCAGACGGTATTAAGGCGGTTAAAATACTATCAGCCGAAGGAATTAAAACAAACGTTACACTTGTATTTAGTGCAAATCAGGCATTGCTTGCCGCAAAAGCCGGCGCAACATATGTTAGTCCATTTATAGGAAGGATTGATGATAATGGCAATGATGGTTTGAGATTACTAGAGGAAATTATGCAAATATACACAAACTATGGTTTTGAGACAGAAGTAATCGCTGCAAGTGTAAGGCATCCAATGCATGTGGTAGAAGCTGCAATGATAGGTGTTGATATAGCAACTATTCCTTTTGATGTACTTAAAAAGATGTTCTTACATCCTCTTACAGATGTTGGAATAAAAAGATTCTTACAAGATTGGGAAGAATACAAGAAAAATAAAAAATGA
- the aspS gene encoding aspartate--tRNA ligase: MYRTHTCGELRGTDEGKNVILSGWIERIRDLGGVKFIVLRDRYGKTQVVVNPDSPVYPIVNNISREYVIQVEGIVRKRPAEAITPEPTGEIEIVASELKILSKSELPPFYPGDDVSEEMRLKYRYLDIRNPKMMNNLILRHKLAFATREYLSNNNFLEVETPYLTKSTPEGARDFLVPSRLKKGNFYALPQSPQLFKQILMISGIDRYFQIVRCFRDEDLRADRQPEFTQIDIEMSFVHMEDVINLAENLIRYIYKAIGIELPEKFDRITYEEAMEKYGSDKPDRRYGMEMVDLTEFFKNSDFKIIKEVLERGGSVKGFKANIPMSRKIADEYSEFVKGFGLGGVLWFKLENGQITSTTAKYLENEYKAIAEKYNMNEGEVFIIAAHDNRERMNEALGALRLKVGKQYVKVSGFDALWVVDFPFLEWSEEEGRFVARHHPFTMPYIEDLEGGVELSKVRAHAYDMVINGFEVGGGSIRIHRRDIQEKVFDIIGLTKEEAKEKFGFFLDALQYGVPPHGGIAFGLDRLAAIAAGVDNIREVIAFPKTSSGTCLLTNAPSAVTQFQLDELGIALKQSQ, encoded by the coding sequence ATGTATAGAACACATACGTGCGGAGAACTAAGGGGAACAGATGAAGGTAAAAATGTAATATTGTCAGGTTGGATTGAACGCATAAGAGACCTCGGTGGTGTAAAATTCATAGTTTTGAGAGATAGATACGGAAAAACTCAAGTTGTCGTTAACCCTGATTCACCAGTTTATCCTATTGTTAACAATATTTCTAGAGAATATGTTATTCAAGTTGAAGGTATTGTCAGAAAAAGACCTGCAGAGGCAATTACACCTGAACCAACAGGTGAAATAGAAATCGTTGCATCTGAGCTAAAAATATTATCAAAATCCGAACTTCCACCATTCTATCCCGGTGATGATGTTTCGGAAGAAATGAGATTAAAGTACAGATATTTGGATATACGAAATCCAAAAATGATGAACAACCTTATTTTAAGACACAAACTTGCCTTTGCAACAAGAGAATACCTCTCAAATAATAATTTTCTTGAGGTAGAAACTCCATACCTTACAAAAAGTACCCCGGAAGGTGCAAGAGACTTTTTAGTACCGTCAAGGCTTAAAAAAGGAAATTTCTATGCTCTTCCTCAAAGTCCTCAGCTTTTCAAACAAATACTCATGATATCTGGTATAGATAGGTATTTCCAAATCGTTAGATGCTTTAGAGACGAAGACTTAAGAGCTGACAGACAACCCGAGTTTACACAAATAGACATAGAAATGTCTTTTGTACATATGGAAGATGTCATAAACCTTGCGGAAAACCTCATAAGATACATTTACAAAGCTATAGGTATAGAGCTTCCAGAAAAATTCGACAGAATAACATACGAGGAAGCCATGGAAAAATATGGCTCAGATAAACCTGATAGACGTTATGGAATGGAAATGGTTGATTTAACCGAATTTTTCAAAAACTCAGATTTTAAGATTATCAAAGAGGTTTTAGAAAGAGGCGGTTCAGTAAAAGGCTTTAAAGCTAATATTCCAATGAGTAGGAAAATCGCAGATGAATATTCAGAATTTGTAAAAGGATTCGGCCTTGGCGGAGTTTTGTGGTTTAAGCTTGAAAATGGCCAAATTACATCAACTACAGCAAAATACCTTGAAAATGAATACAAAGCTATAGCCGAAAAATACAACATGAACGAAGGAGAAGTTTTTATTATAGCTGCTCACGACAACAGAGAAAGAATGAACGAAGCCTTAGGAGCTTTAAGACTGAAAGTCGGTAAGCAATATGTAAAGGTCAGTGGTTTTGATGCACTCTGGGTTGTTGACTTTCCATTCTTAGAATGGAGCGAAGAAGAAGGAAGATTTGTTGCAAGGCACCATCCATTTACAATGCCGTATATAGAAGATCTCGAAGGTGGAGTTGAATTATCCAAGGTTAGAGCACATGCATACGATATGGTAATCAATGGTTTCGAAGTAGGAGGAGGAAGTATAAGAATACACAGAAGAGACATACAAGAAAAAGTATTTGATATAATCGGTTTAACAAAAGAGGAAGCAAAAGAAAAATTTGGTTTCTTCCTCGATGCTTTACAATATGGCGTTCCACCACATGGAGGTATCGCGTTTGGGCTTGACAGACTCGCTGCAATTGCCGCAGGAGTAGATAACATAAGGGAAGTAATAGCATTTCCGAAGACATCTAGCGGAACATGTTTGCTCACAAATGCTCCATCTGCAGTTACCCAGTTCCAACTTGACGAACTAGGAATTGCATTAAAACAAAGTCAATAA